The Leucobacter chromiiresistens genome has a window encoding:
- a CDS encoding sigma-70 family RNA polymerase sigma factor has product MLAPNPAFAATPAPAVPGDRNDRAAADEARNAHAIALLSAARRADPAGRRRLHQRVVVEYLDLARSIARRYRVRQQDAADVLQVACIGLAKAVERFDPDLGDDLVSFAVPTISGEIKQYLRDTSWFVRPPRRLQELAIEVPAVREMLEQELGRAPRIAELAAVLRRPLALVAEAVQCHSARNAISLHTPIPGASEELTLGDSLPYREAEFTRTELALTLERATRTLSEEERRIVRLRFEEQLTQTEIARECGVSQMQVSRLLASILQRLRAALSAEPARA; this is encoded by the coding sequence ATGCTCGCCCCGAATCCCGCATTCGCCGCAACCCCCGCTCCCGCTGTTCCGGGCGATCGCAACGACCGGGCAGCCGCCGACGAGGCCCGCAACGCGCACGCGATCGCCCTGCTGTCGGCCGCCCGTCGGGCGGACCCGGCTGGGCGGCGGCGCCTGCACCAGCGCGTCGTCGTCGAGTACCTCGACCTCGCACGATCGATCGCCCGCCGGTACCGGGTGCGGCAGCAGGATGCGGCCGACGTGCTGCAGGTCGCGTGCATCGGGCTCGCGAAAGCCGTCGAGCGCTTCGACCCCGACCTGGGCGACGACCTCGTATCGTTCGCGGTGCCCACGATCTCGGGCGAGATCAAGCAGTATCTGCGGGATACGTCGTGGTTCGTGCGACCGCCGCGTCGGCTCCAGGAACTCGCGATCGAGGTGCCGGCGGTGCGCGAGATGCTCGAGCAGGAGCTCGGCCGTGCACCGCGCATCGCCGAGCTCGCCGCGGTGCTCCGCCGCCCGCTCGCGCTGGTGGCGGAGGCCGTGCAGTGCCACTCGGCGCGCAACGCGATCTCGCTCCACACGCCCATCCCGGGGGCGTCGGAGGAGCTCACGCTCGGGGATTCCCTCCCCTACCGGGAGGCGGAGTTCACTCGGACCGAGCTGGCGCTCACGCTCGAACGGGCGACGCGCACCCTCAGCGAGGAGGAGCGGCGCATCGTGCGCCTGCGCTTCGAGGAGCAGTTGACGCAGACGGAGATCGCGCGCGAGTGCGGCGTCAGCCAGATGCAGGTGTCTCGCCTGCTCGCGAGCATTCTGCAGCGGCTGCGGGCCGCCCTGAGCGCCGAGCCGGCTCGCGCGTAG
- a CDS encoding FAD-dependent oxidoreductase, which yields MTALWHRTGSSVPVSPAHSTPIGRRFDTVVVGAGLTGLVTAVLLSRSGQRVAVLEARTVGAVTTGHTTGKLSLLQGGVYSRIRGHAGDDAVQAYAEANREGQAWMIRELERLGLPVDRRTAVTYANGDSGVEDLERELEACRAAGVDAEWTDDTGLPFATAGAIALEHQVQLQPMDVLAALAAEVLERGGEIHERTRVHGVEEEGDDLAVQTAAGVVAADRCVLATGVPILDRGLFFARLEPFRSFVAAYDVPEERIPRGMHVSIDAPDRSLRTARGANGETLVLVGGGGHTTGRGGDTVRTLAELDAWAQQHLGAGSRVSWWAAQDYQRHAGPPYAGPLAGGHGRIFTATGYDKWGMTNAVAAGLAIVSQMLGGRLDWAETMRTAGPGVAGVADAVRVNAEVAAHVAGDWTRAVLSGSGAADLAEGEGRVVREGARPVAVSRVDGELCRVSAICTHLGGIVNWNPAERSWDCPLHASRFSATGEVFEGPAVRRLSEVGGATADDADGAAGSEG from the coding sequence ATGACTGCACTGTGGCACCGCACCGGCTCGTCCGTTCCCGTCTCTCCCGCCCATTCGACGCCGATCGGGCGCCGCTTCGACACGGTCGTGGTCGGCGCCGGGCTGACGGGTCTGGTGACCGCAGTGCTGCTCTCGCGCTCGGGGCAGCGCGTCGCGGTGCTCGAGGCGCGCACCGTGGGAGCGGTGACCACCGGGCATACGACCGGCAAGCTCAGCCTGCTGCAGGGGGGCGTGTACTCGCGCATCCGCGGGCACGCCGGCGACGACGCGGTGCAGGCTTACGCCGAGGCGAACCGCGAGGGACAGGCGTGGATGATCCGCGAACTCGAGCGCCTAGGCCTGCCGGTCGACCGGCGCACCGCCGTCACGTATGCGAATGGCGACTCGGGGGTCGAAGATCTGGAGCGCGAGCTCGAGGCCTGCCGTGCGGCGGGAGTCGACGCCGAGTGGACCGACGACACGGGCCTGCCCTTCGCGACCGCCGGAGCGATCGCGCTCGAGCACCAGGTGCAGCTGCAGCCCATGGATGTGCTGGCCGCGCTCGCCGCCGAGGTGCTCGAACGCGGCGGGGAGATCCACGAGCGCACCCGCGTGCACGGGGTGGAGGAGGAGGGGGATGACCTCGCCGTGCAGACGGCTGCGGGGGTGGTCGCCGCCGACCGGTGCGTGCTGGCGACCGGCGTGCCGATCCTCGACCGGGGGCTCTTCTTCGCGCGTCTCGAGCCGTTCCGGTCGTTCGTCGCCGCGTACGACGTGCCGGAGGAGCGAATTCCGCGCGGCATGCACGTGTCGATCGACGCTCCCGATCGATCGCTGCGCACCGCGAGGGGCGCGAACGGCGAGACCCTGGTGCTCGTCGGCGGGGGCGGCCACACGACCGGGCGCGGCGGCGACACCGTGCGCACGCTCGCCGAGCTCGATGCGTGGGCGCAGCAGCACCTCGGCGCCGGCTCCCGGGTGAGCTGGTGGGCGGCGCAGGACTACCAGCGGCACGCAGGGCCCCCGTACGCCGGCCCGCTCGCCGGCGGGCACGGGCGCATCTTCACCGCGACGGGGTACGACAAGTGGGGCATGACGAATGCGGTCGCCGCGGGTCTCGCGATCGTGTCGCAGATGCTCGGCGGCAGGCTCGACTGGGCGGAGACCATGCGCACGGCGGGCCCGGGAGTCGCGGGCGTCGCCGACGCGGTGCGGGTGAACGCCGAGGTCGCCGCCCATGTGGCGGGCGATTGGACGCGCGCCGTGCTGAGCGGCTCGGGCGCCGCCGACCTCGCCGAGGGGGAGGGCCGGGTGGTGCGCGAAGGCGCCCGCCCCGTCGCCGTGTCGCGGGTGGACGGCGAGCTGTGCCGCGTCTCCGCGATCTGCACCCACCTCGGCGGCATCGTGAACTGGAACCCCGCCGAGCGCAGCTGGGACTGCCCGCTGCACGCGTCTCGCTTCTCGGCGACGGGCGAGGTGTTCGAGGGGCCGGCCGTGCGGCGCCTCTCGGAGGTGGGCGGCGCGACCGCCGACGACGCCGATGGGGCTGCGGGCTCCGAAGGCTAG
- a CDS encoding D-glycero-alpha-D-manno-heptose-1,7-bisphosphate 7-phosphatase, with the protein MTEPSPPVHAVLFDRDDTLIVDVPYNGDPDAVEPMPGARAAVDRVRAAGIPVGVISNQSGIARGLLTHEQVRRVNERVEQLLGPFDVWRFCPHAPRDGCECRKPRPGMILSAAGELAVAPANVVMIGDIGADVDAAEAAGARGILVPTRLTLAQERADATTVAATIAEAVAIALGDDVLGDDTDGDR; encoded by the coding sequence ATGACTGAACCCTCCCCGCCCGTGCACGCCGTGCTGTTCGATCGCGATGACACCCTCATCGTCGACGTGCCGTACAACGGCGACCCCGATGCGGTCGAGCCGATGCCCGGCGCACGCGCGGCCGTCGATCGCGTGCGGGCGGCGGGCATCCCCGTCGGGGTGATCAGCAACCAGTCGGGCATCGCCCGCGGGCTGCTCACGCACGAGCAGGTGCGCCGCGTGAACGAGCGCGTCGAGCAGCTGCTCGGCCCGTTCGACGTGTGGCGGTTCTGCCCGCACGCGCCGCGCGACGGCTGCGAATGCCGCAAGCCCCGACCGGGCATGATCCTCTCGGCGGCCGGCGAACTCGCGGTGGCACCGGCGAACGTGGTGATGATCGGCGACATCGGCGCCGACGTCGATGCCGCCGAGGCCGCGGGCGCGCGGGGGATCCTCGTGCCGACGCGGCTCACGCTGGCCCAGGAGCGCGCCGACGCGACCACGGTGGCGGCCACGATCGCCGAGGCGGTCGCGATCGCGCTCGGCGACGACGTGCTCGGCGACGACACGGACGGCGACCGATGA
- a CDS encoding glycosyltransferase family 9 protein, translating into MSGPVLVARLDSMGDVLVSGPAVRAVARQAEVVMLCGPLGVGGAALLPGISDTIVWEAPWISEPWREVTREHTEQLIDRVRESGAREAVILTSFHQSPLPLALLLRLAGVERITGASVDHPGSLLDVRLRPGEDLSEDLPEPERALAIAEAAGFPGGDDGRLAVVPTPDTSRLTGNGPYVALHAGAAVPARRWPVQHFARLARLLTDAGRTVVLTGSRGEAELTARIRDEAPEAVDLAGRCSTLELAGVLAGADVLVSGNSGPAHLAAAVGTPVVSLFSPVVPAVKWAPYGVPVRLLGDQSAPCAGSRARECPIAGHPCLAGVAPETVLAAVDDLAAPEQANAHHAQPASAALPPRAGEEGRR; encoded by the coding sequence ATGAGCGGCCCCGTGCTCGTGGCGCGGCTCGACAGCATGGGCGACGTGCTCGTCTCCGGGCCCGCCGTCCGCGCCGTCGCGCGGCAGGCGGAGGTCGTCATGCTCTGCGGCCCGCTCGGGGTGGGCGGGGCGGCGCTGCTGCCCGGCATCAGCGACACCATCGTGTGGGAGGCGCCGTGGATCTCGGAGCCGTGGCGCGAGGTCACCCGCGAGCACACCGAGCAGCTCATCGACCGGGTGCGCGAGTCGGGCGCGCGGGAGGCCGTGATCCTCACCTCCTTCCACCAGTCGCCCCTCCCCCTCGCGCTGCTGCTGCGACTGGCCGGGGTCGAGCGCATCACCGGCGCGTCGGTCGACCATCCCGGATCGCTCCTCGACGTTCGGCTGCGGCCCGGCGAGGATCTGAGCGAGGATCTCCCCGAGCCCGAGCGCGCGCTGGCGATCGCCGAGGCGGCCGGCTTCCCCGGAGGCGACGACGGGCGCCTCGCCGTCGTGCCGACGCCCGATACGAGCCGCCTCACCGGGAACGGCCCCTACGTGGCGCTGCACGCGGGGGCCGCCGTGCCCGCGCGGCGCTGGCCGGTGCAGCACTTCGCGCGCCTGGCGCGGCTGCTGACCGACGCCGGGCGCACGGTGGTGCTCACGGGGAGCCGCGGCGAGGCGGAGCTGACCGCGCGCATCCGCGACGAGGCTCCGGAGGCCGTCGACCTCGCCGGGCGGTGCTCGACGCTCGAACTCGCCGGGGTGCTCGCGGGCGCCGACGTGCTCGTCTCGGGCAACAGCGGGCCCGCGCATCTCGCCGCGGCGGTCGGCACACCTGTCGTGAGCCTGTTCTCGCCCGTGGTGCCCGCCGTGAAGTGGGCGCCCTACGGCGTACCCGTGCGGCTGCTCGGCGACCAGAGCGCGCCGTGCGCGGGGTCTCGGGCGCGCGAGTGCCCCATCGCCGGGCATCCGTGCCTCGCGGGGGTCGCCCCCGAGACGGTGCTCGCCGCCGTCGACGATCTCGCGGCGCCGGAGCAGGCGAACGCCCATCATGCACAGCCCGCGAGTGCGGCACTGCCGCCGCGGGCCGGAGAGGAAGGACGACGATGA
- a CDS encoding glycosyltransferase family 9 protein, with translation MTRRHRPVLLALRTLKLGDLLVAVPALRALRRAYPDHRIVLAAPGWLSPIVRLVDAVDELLPTPGLDDPLPLEPGSVDIAVNLHGNGPESRDVIAALEPRRRFAHRLPDDPEPAPGAVVEPGPEWIDGMLERERWVRLVSAFGAEGDPDEVRIAVPEAVPPVTGAVVVHVGAFYGSRQWPVERFAEVARALRDEGRRVVVTGDERDEPRAAAVASAAGLPEEDVLAGRIGLAEFAAVIARAQLVVTADTGAGHLASAYGVPSVVIFGPAPPEEWGPPPGPHAVLTDASVRRGEAFAADPDPALLAVTAEEVLAAARAVMRAPAEVARPR, from the coding sequence ATGACCCGACGGCACCGTCCCGTGCTGCTCGCGCTGCGCACGCTGAAGCTGGGGGATCTGCTGGTCGCGGTGCCGGCGCTGCGCGCGCTGCGCCGCGCCTACCCCGACCACCGCATCGTGCTCGCCGCGCCGGGGTGGCTCTCCCCGATCGTGCGGCTCGTCGACGCCGTCGACGAGCTCCTGCCCACTCCGGGGCTCGACGACCCGCTGCCGCTCGAACCGGGCAGCGTCGACATCGCCGTGAACCTGCACGGCAACGGCCCCGAGAGCCGCGACGTCATCGCAGCGCTCGAACCGCGCCGCCGGTTCGCGCACCGGCTCCCCGACGACCCCGAGCCCGCGCCGGGCGCTGTCGTCGAGCCGGGCCCCGAGTGGATCGACGGCATGCTCGAGCGCGAGCGGTGGGTGCGGCTGGTGTCGGCCTTCGGCGCCGAGGGCGACCCTGACGAGGTGCGGATCGCGGTGCCCGAGGCCGTGCCGCCCGTGACGGGCGCGGTGGTCGTGCACGTGGGGGCGTTCTACGGGTCGCGCCAGTGGCCCGTCGAGCGGTTCGCCGAGGTGGCGCGCGCGCTGCGGGACGAGGGGCGCCGGGTGGTGGTGACCGGCGACGAGCGCGACGAGCCGCGGGCTGCCGCGGTCGCGTCGGCTGCGGGCCTGCCCGAGGAGGACGTGCTCGCGGGGAGGATCGGCCTCGCCGAGTTCGCCGCGGTGATCGCCCGGGCGCAGCTCGTCGTCACCGCCGACACCGGGGCCGGCCACCTCGCCTCGGCGTACGGTGTGCCGTCGGTCGTCATCTTCGGTCCGGCGCCGCCCGAGGAGTGGGGGCCGCCGCCCGGCCCGCACGCGGTGCTCACGGATGCCTCGGTGCGGCGCGGCGAGGCGTTCGCCGCCGACCCCGACCCGGCGCTGCTCGCGGTCACGGCGGAGGAGGTGCTCGCGGCGGCTCGTGCAGTGATGCGGGCGCCCGCCGAGGTCGCGCGACCGCGGTGA
- a CDS encoding Rho termination factor N-terminal domain-containing protein — protein MPKSKTPQLKDPELYEKLRDDGASAEKAARISNAAARDGRSRVGERGGHAEDYEERTVDELKSRAKELGLSGYSRMRKQELIDLLRSH, from the coding sequence ATGCCGAAATCGAAGACCCCGCAGCTGAAGGATCCCGAACTGTACGAGAAGCTCCGCGACGACGGCGCGTCGGCCGAGAAGGCCGCTCGCATCTCGAACGCCGCCGCGCGCGACGGCCGCTCGCGCGTGGGCGAGCGCGGCGGCCACGCCGAGGACTACGAGGAGCGCACGGTCGACGAGCTCAAGAGCCGAGCCAAGGAGCTCGGGCTCTCGGGGTACTCGCGCATGCGCAAGCAGGAGCTCATCGACCTCCTGCGCTCGCACTGA